The Phragmites australis chromosome 13, lpPhrAust1.1, whole genome shotgun sequence DNA window CCCATCATGATTGTCTTGGCCAGAATGCCAGATCAAACAACCTGGGAACACGTCCATATTGAAGTATTCAACGGTGCATAAAACAATATGCAAGTCATCTGAAAATTGTCTAAGAAAAGAATATCCTGTGGATTGCTTCATGACTCATGAGTCTCCGCTTTGTCCACCTTTTTGTACATATCGGCAAGCAGATCCTTAAGTACACCCTTCTGAAGAAAATTATGGAGAAGAAATCAGCCACTAGTTAAGATAATAAGTTTAATGcactaaaaatataaaataaatagagAAATTGCCTGGTGCATGTTTAATATGATATCAGATCCACCAATGAACTCTCCTTTGATAAATATTTGTGGAAATGTAGGCCAGTTACTGcatcaacaaaataaaataaatagtgaAATCGACAAGGCATGTATAAATTTCTGATCCAGGCATTGTATGATAATCTATTTCTTAGTTTCATATATATCAGTGCACAACAATTCAACTGAATAAAAAGGAGCACCTGAATGATGAATATAATAAGTAGAACCCTGTAATGTTGTAGTACAACACACAAACTGTTGCTATTGCCACTGTTTGCATGAGGATGTTCTAAATCAAACCTGATAATGGAAACTCATTTTGTTGCTTTTGTCATTTTCTGaagttttatttctttcttgtttggttatagcttgttcttcccacTTGAAGTCAAAATCGAAGAGTATCCCCTCTACCGTATAAATTTTATAAAGTATTTCTATCATGCAAAATATCCACCTCAATCTAGGAGGTATAAGAAGTAGACACTCACGTGTGGGCTTTAACACACTCTTTAAGCTTGAGATCTCCCAGAATATCTCTAGAACTGATAGGGACATCTGCAATAGAGATGATATAACTTAAGAATTTAGGAAGCACCATACTGCATTTCAAACAAGTCAGTAATAGACCAATTGATAGGGACATCTGCAATAGAGATGATATAACTTAAGAATTTAGGAAGCACCATTTTTTATGTACTGCATTTCAAACAAGTCAGTAATAGACCAATTGGTGAGCCAACTTACCATATTGCTCGAGGACCTTAACTGCCAGTGCACTGAAGCCACACATTGGAGACTCACGAAAACCCTTCATGTAGATCAAGACTGGTTTCTCCTTGATATCCTgcccaaagaagaaaaaaaattgttggcATAAAGAACAATACATCAATAAGCTTCAGGCTATGCCTAGTTTCGTCACAAGTTAGGTGCTTTGATCTAAATATTCTGAAATTTTCATTTTTACATGTAAATACCTGAGCAACGATGTCATGCAAAGACATGTCCAAACTTTTGCTCTTTGTCTCGAAATCTTGATGAGTATCAGGATCAGCAGGTATTCGTGTTGCAGTTGAGTCCCCATTTGCATTAGGATCACCACCATGTCCTGACGAGTAGTTCATGAACTGCTGGAAAGCTGGTATTCCGGTTAGCATGCAAACAAGGATTCACAAAAGTTAACATAGCAACACAAATTACCTGAGGGGCAAAAAGGTAATTACATCATGTACAACCTCATATGAACTCATGCCTTATATCACATATTCACACATGAGGTGAAACTCTATAACTTGGCTGGTTCTTAATCACATAGTTTATAAATGACAGATTGACACACATAAAGCACAGGTATAGAAGTTCAACACAggtatgaaaaattaatttaaaaaatacaagTGAAGAAAAATCGAAGGTAGAGACcagaaaataataatagtaaCAAAAGAACAAGCCTCAATTATGATGAGAAATTAATATTAGGCTACACATATTACCTCCACATCCCAATAGTACattgcaaataatttttttgtttcatggCACAAAGAACATATCATGGAGAGTGTGAGGGAACTATAGCATcaataggatttttttagatgtaaTAAGCTCTTGAACTATAGCATCAATAATAATAGGATTTTTTTACAGGCAACACAAATGTTAACGGCAAAGAAATTCACTCATTTCTAGAGTCACAACAGTACATTGTAATGTCGAAACATATGATTGCTACTGTTAACTTAAAGCTATTGGAGAACCGAGCTAGACCCTCCAGTTGAGAAGCTGTCCACTGGGTTCGAACCTTGGTGCTCACAGGTGTGTGAGTACCTCCCGAAAGAGTTTGTTACTCCCCTCTCTTAGGACAAAGCCAAGGGGACGTCTTCTCCCCATGGTCGAGTTTTTTTAACTTAAAGCTATAGAATAGGAGCACTGGTAatccaaaaactacacatgcAATTATTCGATTACACATTTCAATCTCAGAATAAAACCAATAAACTGGACGTCTGAAAACTACACATATAAACTATTCAGTTAAACATTAAAAAATCAACATTAaccattaattaattaaaaataaacaaTGCACGCACACCGTCACATGGATCCAAATTCCGAAAACCAGATGCACTGGTACTCTGGAAGGAAATAAAGAGGGCAACTAGTATCATCACGACTCTATCAAACAATCTCGCTACGGTAGCACTTGAAGGAAGCTAAGACAGATGAATGAATACATAAAATTGTCGAGGAGAGGATGTGCGAGCCTTACAGCTGTGCTCGGCGCGCGACACGATCTGACTAGACTCCTCACGAGCGCGGTCGACACCAACCTCTTCATGGTGCCCTGCAATCTCGGATTCAACAACAAACATAGCGATTATAAGCAAGGGATGTACCAAACGAGCCGCAGAAATCGACAGCCAAATCCCATCCCAACAACAACGAACTCGTGCTACACGATAGCACGAACGAAATGGCTAGCGCAGGACCGGCGACGAGCTCCGCGTGGGGCACGGGTGTTCAGTTGAAcccccaaatttttgggaaaaataAACGTAATTGGTACCCCCTTCTCCACAGAACAATTAAATCCGCGGCGAACCGGAAGGGATGGAGTGTCCAAGCAAGCCAGGCCTAGGTTTCCCTTACCAACAAAGCAGCCAATTCAAAGTCCGGATCGATCTCCACTccgcgccggccggccggcctatgagaggggaggaggacgaggatggGCAACGGAGTAGGATTCCTTCGAGGCGGCGTGCTTCGCTTCGGCGGAGGCAGCCGAGCATGCTCGGCGGAGAGCGTTTCGGTGAATGGGCCGGGCCGCCGGGGAGGCGGTGAATGGGCCGGGCCACCGGGGAGCGTGCTCGACTAGAGATTAGGCCGTGTCAGTGTTCATGACACGTCGCCTGCCTAGAGTGTTAAACCCATCCCCTTCCCCCCGATCGTCGCAGCCCAGGCACCCCCTCGATCGCCGACACATGGACCCCACCGCCCCCAACTCCGGCGGCAACCACGACGCCACCGCCCCGACCAACACCGCCGTGACGCTCCCGCCGGTCACCCTCCGCGACGTGCCCCGCCTCCCCGCCGCGCTCGCCTCCCCGCCTCCGGCTCCGGTCCCCAACCCCATCTCCAGCCACCCCTACTTCCACCCGCCGTCCACCTTCTACATCTCCCCGGGGGACGTCTCCCTCCGCCACGCCTTCTTcgacctctcctcctcctccccgtcccCTCTCGTCACCTACCGCCGAGCGGGCCCGCGCGACCACCTCGCAGTCGACCCGGCGTGCGCCCGCGCCGCGCTCGTCACCTGCGGCGGGCTCTGCCCTGGGCTCAACACCGTGCTGAGGGAGCTCGTCGTCGGGCTCCAGGGGCTCTACGGCGTCCGCGACGTCTTCGGCGTAGCGGCCGGGTACCGCGGGTTCTACGGCGCCGATGAGGATCACGTGAGGCTGGACCCGGCCGTGGTGGATGACTGGCACAAGAAGGGCGGCACCGTGCTCAAGACAACGCGGGGTGGGTTCGATCTCGGCAAGATCGTCGATGGCATCGTCGCGCGCGGGTACACGCAGGTGAGGGCAGAGCACACGGCTCTCAGATTTTGGCTAACGGTTATCGTGGTTGCAGGTTCCATTTGCTTATTTAGTTCAGAAAGGCCTAATTTTTCCGCCTTATGGCCATCTCCCAAAGTCGCGAGACCGCAGTGTGCTCCACTGCATTTGTAATGCTGGGATTTAGGTGCTCTAAAACGCCTTAACCAATGTTAGATCCGAATCAAGCTGGTTAAGACTTGTTCCAATCTGTCTGCACAGTTAAATCTTACCACATGAACTATCTCAATAGAATGTGAGCGACTAGGGATGCAAGTGGGTACCCAATAAGTAGTTTGTGGTCatcatttagtttatttttttcttaacttaattgGATGAGAGTGAATCTCTAGTTcattttttgagttttgagtCAACCCAATGACCCAGAAAAtgcaaaacttgcatccctacgAGGGACCCTTGTGTTTCATGCTTCCCATGTGTTACGTATTTACATTACTCGGGCTATGACAGAAAAGTATGATAAGGCATGTAACTATTGTTATTAGTTAGGATTTAGAAGTAAGACGGAAGTAGGTTAGTATTGTTGCTTTTGTTAACCCCAATAGGATGAAGCCATGGAGGCGTGCTGGTTCGACAATCGACATGCCaattgtttattttcttccatATGTCTTTGCCAAATGTCTGTACTTGTTTCAAACGCATGATGTACAAATGTTTTCTTGCTGAAGGTATATGTAATCGGCGGGGATGGAACCATGAGAGGAGCTGTGGCAATCTTCAAAGAGTTTAAAAGACGTGGTCTGAACATATCCATAACAGGGATCCCGAAAACTGTAGACAATGACATTGGCATCATAGACAGGTCATTTGGGTTCCAAACTGCAGTGGAGATCGCTCAGCAAGCAATCGATGCAGCACATGTGGAGGCTATTAGCGCTGTCAATGGTGTAGGTCTTGTCAAACTTATGGGCAGGAGCACAGGCCACATTGCCCTTCATGCCACACTGAGCAGCCGTGATGTCGACTGCTGTTTGATTCCAGAGGTGGATTTCTACCTGGAAGGTAAGGGAGGCCTATTTGAGTTTCTATATGAACGGATAAAGCAGAAGGGGCATGCTGTCATTGTGGTTGCTGAAGGAGCTGGTCAGGATTTGATCCCCCGGACTGATGATCAGAAGCGAGAACAGGATGAATCTGGCAACATTGTGTTTCTTGATGTCGGACCCTGGCTGAAATCGGAGCTGGGTAGATGGTGGAAGAGGGAACACCCCAATGAACTGTTCACTGTGAAATATATTGATCCTACATACATGATTCGAGCGGTTCCGGCAAATGCTACCGATAATTTGTACTGCACCTTGTTGGCGCACTCAGCAATTCACGGTGTCATGGCTGGGTTTACTGGCTTCGTACCTGGTCCGATAAATGGGACCTACAGTTACATACCGTTGGAAGATGTTGCTGTGGCGAAGAACCCTGTTGATGTGAATGATCACAAATGGGCATGGGTTAGATCAGTCACAAATCAACCGGATTTCCTGAAATCTCAAGCATGAGACCTAAAGTTCAGTGGTGTCACCAAATGGTAAGATGACATGATCTTCTCTTGGCATGCTGAAGTGGATTTCTTCTGATCCAGTTGCTTTTATACTTATTTTCTGTTCAATAAGATGGTGGGCGGAAGAGGCTGTCCTCTCCAGCTTGTGTGTTTGTGGAACACTTAGATCGTGTAGGCACGAACTGTGTTAAAATTGTTGTCTCAGTAATAAATTATGTATTGGCACGAAGTGATGTTTGGAGAACTGAGTGCACCATACCGCGTTCGTGTTTTGAGCAAAGTATTGTTTCCATTAAGCAATTGAATTTGTCATCATGGAGACAAGGATGACATTCCATATGAAATAACGCACAAGCAGTCAAATTGGCCtattagctcagttggttagagCGTCGTGCTAATAACGCGAAGGTCGCAGGTTCGAGACCTGCATGGGCCATTTGTTTTTTCTCCGATTTTTGCATGAACCAGATAGCACAACGGCATGCCGCCTGACTACTGAGCAAAATTCAGACGATCAAATGCCTGCCTGTTCTGGACACCAGATCAACTCCACCTCTCTCCAAAACTTCCATTCATCTCTGGACTCTGATGTTCTGTTCTGCGTTATGCGCTCTGTTTTGACCGAAAGTATGTGAATTTAGATTTTTCTTCTTGTACTTCATACCCTGTTCGTCTGCCAAATTCAAAAGTGAGATTTCCTAACCCAGCTACTTCAGAACGAACACATGCGTCGATCATCATTCTGGATAGTAGTGCTGTTCAAAGTTCAGTATGCTTAGTTGCTAAAAGTATCTCAGTTCTGTTaaaaatagatgataaaagCCTTCAGAACCTCAGGGGCCCAATTTTCGTATAGAATAGTAGTTGAACCAGGGGGAATGTTACAAGGGGGAATGTTACAGGGGTGAAGTGAACTACAGACCACCCCGAGTAATCGCCATGGACAAAATATATCTACAGCATGTACATCAAATTACAGTCTCAGCTGCCTCATGCTAACTACTAGCTAGTGCTCAGTGTTCCTTCACCTCTTGAAATTTTTCACTGACTGTCCATCGATGCCGCGTGCACCTTCCCCTCTTGGGGGGATCTAACTGATGATGAGCTCACCGTGACTGAAACTTCAGGCCAGTCAAGATTCAGGGTAGATTGGCTCAATTCTTATCGACAGACCTCTCTGGAACTCCACATACGGGTATGCCACCGGAATGTCATTGCCATCTATTCTCCATCTGCAAGGTGCCAAATTTTCAAGAAACGAAAAGGATGATCAATTAACGGTTCTTCGGTAACTGTATGTAATTCTACAACTCCAGGAAAAACAATGGCAAGTCTTTGTCACATTCAGATGGTAGCAGATTAATATGGACCAGATTTGACAGTTCGATCACACAACAGCGTTCTTTATGTTGCATGGTACCAGTCAACTTGCGTAGCCTACTTGTCGAAAACTCCATGCTGCCATGTTTGTACTGTGCGTTGTCGTCTGATGCTATGTTCTACAGCTCAGGTTTCCGAAAAATACACAATAATTTATTACAGACTTGCGGTCCCTGTCGATAGTAACATAAATAAGAGAGGATAGTTCTTGTCATAACTTTTTTGCGATAGTTCTTGTCATAACTTTCTTGcgattactttttttttttttttgatgcaCTTGCGATTACTTTACCAGTATGCATTACTAGTATGACTATGACCCTGATAACTGTATTATTCTGTTTTTCCCATTCATGTTTCCAGCGTCGATTTCCCTATTCAACCTTGTCCCCACTGCATTAGTTTCTTTCTTATGTGGGTTTTTAAAGACTGCTTCTTCGATTCATCGATTTTGTAGCTCTTACTGTATCAGTGGTTTATACATGTATTTCCTAATGAGGTAGGACAAATATGCTCTTCTGTTTTACCTATAATTGAGCACAAGATGATGGAGGAAGAAAGCAGCCTCCACTTTTGCAAGCTCTGATCCTGGGCAGAGCCGGGAGCCACCGCCGAACGGCGTAAACTTCTTGCTTGGCCCTTGGCTTGCACCCTGGTACATCAATCAGAGAAGGCATGCACATGAATCAAGCCATTAATATCATCAAAGAAATTTAGAAAACGAACCAAAGCCAAGTATGTTGGATTTGAATGAGAGGAACCATGGTTAGGACCATCGACAACAAGCCCTACAGCCTCAGGAAGCTTGATAGGCATCTGAAGATACCAGAACAGTTGCAGGTAATTATGTCACAGTTGGACACTCACTAATTAAAGGTAGCAATTCGTTAGAGAACATGTACATTTTAAAGAAGATTCTCTAGAAGCCCCAGACAAGCTCCTTTGATAGGTGTTCTAATCTTTTTCATTGTATAAGTgagtttataaaagtagtacATTATCATAAAGCTAAGAgcctatttggtagagctcctcCTCATTCGAATTCTTTGTAGTAAGTGATTCTAAAAGTGATTCTTTAGGGTAAACTTTACGGAGAAATTGATTTTGTAGGGGAAATGAATCAAagaaagctagttttttcagctctcaACATCTAatccattttagagaatcactgtCACGAAATCACTATGGGAGTTGAAAACTACAAATTGCAGTTTAACAGAGCTCGCACTGATTCCACATAGCTGGTCTGAGAGACCTGTCAAATAGGCACTAAGCTTGATTGCTTTGCTGgtataaaataaaatgaatatctAATTCATTACCAATATAGATGGCAAGTTAAAAAAAAGTACTGAGGAGCGAGGAGTctatggaaagaaaaaaaaaagaacataccTCCCATCTACAAGGTTGAAATTGCTGGGCATTTCCATGAAGTGAGGGGTTCAAATGAACAGCACTGAAAACAGGTAGGACCTTCCAACCGGATGGAATCAGATACTCTGCAACAGagcaaaaaaacaaagaaagagCCACTTGCTTCTGAGCATCTTCTATCAAAAGCTAGGTATTCTAGGAATAAAAACGCTTAAAAATAAGGTTAAAAGGTGCGACCATCCCCTCTGCCTGATTCATTATCATGTGATGAGCACAAATGGAATCTGCAAGGAAAGCCTCAGTGCAGGGATAATTTTACCTTTGTATCTGACATCTTTGAGAGCCTTCCTGTGGACGAACTTGACAATGTTGCCGCATCTCAGCGCCTCGTTGATAACCTGCAAGGGCAAGCACATAAGCATCATTGCACCATTTCCATATATCATTACAGCACAAGTTCATTTCCAATTTTTGCGGTTTTCATATTTGGAGGGTCACAAATTTGTGTAGCTTGCTGGTAATACAAAAATTTCCCTGACTTTCTAACAATCTTATAGCATGTATGGAATGATCATTTTACTTGTTGGGTATATTCCATCTTCTTGTAGTCGTCAGAAGTCAAGCACTCCTTCCCTTTGCTGGATCTTATGCTGTCGTGCTCCCTCTGCATGCACAGCATGTTCATCTATAGTTTAGTGATGGCCACCAGCCTACCAATCACCTGTGGCTTCACAGTGAAAAGCATATATGTACCTTCACCAGGCCCAGATCTTCAATTGATTGCCCAAGGAAATACACAACCATGGAGATCAAGAGCGAGGTGGTCTCGTATCCTCCTAGCAGGGAGTCCAACACAAAGCTCACTTTCTCCTCGTCAGAGAGCTCGTTGCTTGCCAGGAGCACGTCAAGGAAATCACCCTTCTTGAAGGAGCCagcgctcctcctctcctcgatGATGCCCTTCACAGTGCTTGATATCCTCTCTCTGGCCTGTGAGTGAGCAGCAGCACATACACTGTTAGGATCATATATAACACATCTTTAATGACAGAATAGTATGTAATAATGAAGACGTCTAATTACCTGGACAGCTTTGGCATATGGGGTCCCTGGGATGTAGAGTGGGAACGAGATGAGCCCCTTCATGAACGCAAGAAAGTCCTCCAGTATCCTGGCAGTGACTGGCTCCTCTGGTGACAGCCCCAGCACCTGCTTCACTATCACGCTGAATGCAAACTGTGCTCCTCAAGGAGAGAGAACACGCAGGGGGGAAAGCAGAAGAAAGTCCCTGATAAGTCAAAGCCACCTTGGAAAAAGATTCATGCAGCAAGTAACAAGTAACAACATGATGATGCATGTAGCCATGTAGGTAACATGTTCAGAGAGTTTTCTCTCCATGTTTCAAGGGATCATGTCCATGTCGCTTTACTAGCGATGGCTCTGGATTAATCGATCAGTCGGTACAGTTGCTAACCTTTCTCGCCTCTTCGCAGAAGGTGACCGTGCTCTTGCCGCGCCATGCGCCGACGACGTGCAGCGCGATCCTCTCGATGTCGCCGAGGTAGCTGGGCTTGAGCTTGGTGGAGGTGACGAGGGCGAGGGAGAGGTTCCTGAGCCGCTTGTGGTCCTCGCCCAGGACCACCAGCATGGAGGACTTGCCCAGGATGCCATGGATGGGCCTGGGGTAGCTGCACTGGAACAGACGCTCCTCGTTCTGCAGGATGAAGTGGTTCAGCTCCTGGTCGCAGGACACCACCGTGGGGGTGCAGAACAGGTGGGACTTGAACACCTTCCCATACCTGCACCGTCATCAACCACGCCAAAATATTATTACCATTTACCACCATGTTAATCAGAAGGAAACACTATCCCCAGAGGGGCAAAAAAACATCAAAGATAAAGCTGCTTAGACAGGACAGCAGCATTAACCTTTGCTGTCACATGAAATAATGACGCAATAGTTAATTGCGCGGTAAGAACATCTGCGCTGTGCGTTGGCATGGTGGTAAAAAAACACTGGTTTACTACTGATTGATACCTGGAGCAGTGATCCTCCAAGAAGCTGCCCAGCGTGTTGGAAGCATGAGGGCTGAGGAACCTGAGGGTCTCACCGAGGAGTGGCCACCCGAAGCTGCCCTTGGGAGCCCTGGGATTCAGGAGCAAGGGCAGGAAGTGGCTCAGCACCAGAGCCAGGAGCGAGACTAGCAGGATCACCAGAGCGGCCATCGCAAGCTCCCCCACCATCATCGACCACCACTCCCTAGTTTCATCTCACAAGCATGGAGGCAGCCTGCGCCTCTCTAT harbors:
- the LOC133888453 gene encoding monothiol glutaredoxin-S1, mitochondrial-like, with product MFVVESEIAGHHEEVGVDRAREESSQIVSRAEHSSFQQFMNYSSGHGGDPNANGDSTATRIPADPDTHQDFETKSKSLDMSLHDIVAQDIKEKPVLIYMKGFRESPMCGFSALAVKVLEQYDVPISSRDILGDLKLKECVKAHTNWPTFPQIFIKGEFIGGSDIILNMHQKGVLKDLLADMYKKVDKAETHES
- the LOC133888713 gene encoding cytochrome P450 724B1; translation: MMVGELAMAALVILLVSLLALVLSHFLPLLLNPRAPKGSFGWPLLGETLRFLSPHASNTLGSFLEDHCSRYGKVFKSHLFCTPTVVSCDQELNHFILQNEERLFQCSYPRPIHGILGKSSMLVVLGEDHKRLRNLSLALVTSTKLKPSYLGDIERIALHVVGAWRGKSTVTFCEEARKFAFSVIVKQVLGLSPEEPVTARILEDFLAFMKGLISFPLYIPGTPYAKAVQARERISSTVKGIIEERRSAGSFKKGDFLDVLLASNELSDEEKVSFVLDSLLGGYETTSLLISMVVYFLGQSIEDLGLVKREHDSIRSSKGKECLTSDDYKKMEYTQQVINEALRCGNIVKFVHRKALKDVRYKEYLIPSGWKVLPVFSAVHLNPSLHGNAQQFQPCRWEGASQGPSKKFTPFGGGSRLCPGSELAKVEAAFFLHHLVLNYRWRIDGNDIPVAYPYVEFQRGLSIRIEPIYPES
- the LOC133888452 gene encoding ATP-dependent 6-phosphofructokinase 2-like gives rise to the protein MTRRLPRVLNPSPSPRSSQPRHPLDRRHMDPTAPNSGGNHDATAPTNTAVTLPPVTLRDVPRLPAALASPPPAPVPNPISSHPYFHPPSTFYISPGDVSLRHAFFDLSSSSPSPLVTYRRAGPRDHLAVDPACARAALVTCGGLCPGLNTVLRELVVGLQGLYGVRDVFGVAAGYRGFYGADEDHVRLDPAVVDDWHKKGGTVLKTTRGGFDLGKIVDGIVARGYTQVYVIGGDGTMRGAVAIFKEFKRRGLNISITGIPKTVDNDIGIIDRSFGFQTAVEIAQQAIDAAHVEAISAVNGVGLVKLMGRSTGHIALHATLSSRDVDCCLIPEVDFYLEGKGGLFEFLYERIKQKGHAVIVVAEGAGQDLIPRTDDQKREQDESGNIVFLDVGPWLKSELGRWWKREHPNELFTVKYIDPTYMIRAVPANATDNLYCTLLAHSAIHGVMAGFTGFVPGPINGTYSYIPLEDVAVAKNPVDVNDHKWAWVRSVTNQPDFLKSQA